From a single Brassica napus cultivar Da-Ae chromosome C9, Da-Ae, whole genome shotgun sequence genomic region:
- the LOC125592673 gene encoding protein FAR1-RELATED SEQUENCE 5-like yields MVLYSYKPSYIRNDDEFFGYLLQVNHEKCRSVLHVEFINEEVKFSEEDDEIDGYVGLSDREAIEAGDEDGTENDETDAYVGISDRETIEAGDEDGNGGVLTFDEDIEMHDGVNQTRDDGMDLVIGQEFLTKEAAKVLIQTASYQNCFEFDIIKSDTKRFVVKCRGAKDGCKWFVRVAMVKNSDIWSVRSYFKQHTCFVVTREAGDEDGTENDANDNDDFGGVLTYHQDIEMHENGNGKDGNEFKDTEVRPAANYEPWDDGVDMVLGQEFTTKEAAKVHIQKASHQKCFEFDIKKSDTKRFVIKCRGAKEGCKWFVRVAKLENSDLWTVRSYIKQHTCSIVTTRTLRDRRKGTKQIVASVLAQDYPGTFDTPVPKVLIDLVHRKVGVKVSYTAAWRGKREAANEVRGSPEESFTLLHCYMHMLEQTNIATRTLVEVDEHQRFKYLFFALGASVEGFRAMRKVLIVDVTHLKNVYGGVLLVATAQDPDHHHYPIAFGVADGENDQSWIWFMEQLKLAITDVPRLVFLSDRNRSLIKAVRLVFPEAEHGYCIWHLSQNVKGHVHNNKDTCAFKFRECAHAYTVAEFQYLYHAFRRKYPSAAAYLYKSVEEKKWARCYFKGDRYNVDTTNSVESFNGVIRGARMYTLLPMFDVIIAKMPEWFNKYRKKAAEVPYNLKLVPIVEEEMSKRCVEGGFLTVKELNSFHLEYSVQGADGKVYTVDMAIYTCSCEQFDKDKYPCVHAVAAATFMTHKAGKELHLSEYCSKYYLVEQWALAYHRTIYLVPHMSDWVIPEEVRAKKILPPDLEVKKGKPQQTRFPSVGESRGRGKRGKGSGRGSGRGTGRARGEGLAAYFECGSGSGSGV; encoded by the coding sequence ATGGTATTGTATTCGTACAAGCCATCATACATCCGGAATGATGACGAATTCTTTGGTTATCTACTGCAAGTAAACCATGAGAAGTGTAGAAGTGTTCTACATGTGGAGTTCATCAATGAAGAAGTGAAATTTTCAGAAGAGGATGATGAAATTGATGGCTATGTCGGTCTCTCTGATAGAGAGGCTATAGAGGCTGGTGATGAGGATGGTACTGAGAATGATGAAACTGATGCCTATGTTGGTATATCTGATAGAGAGACTATAGAGGCTGGCGATGAAGATGGTAATGGTGGTGTGCTCACTTTTGACGAAGACATTGAGATGCATGATGGTGTCAATCAGACACGGGATGATGGTATGGATTTGGTTATAGGTCAAGAATTTTTAACCAAGGAGGCAGCAAAAGTTCTTATTCAAACCGCGTCATATCAAAATTGTTTTGAGTTTGATATAATTAAGTCGGATACTAAGAGATTTGTGGTTAAATGCCGAGGAGCCAAAGATGGGTGCAAGTGGTTTGTGCGAGTTGCAATGGTGAAGAATTCAGATATTTGGTCGGTTAGAAGTTATTTCAAGCAGCATACATGTTTTGTCGTTACAAGAGAGGCTGGTGATGAAGATGGTACTGAGAATGATGCAAATGATAATGACGATTTTGGTGGTGTGCTCACTTATCACCAAGACATTGAGATGCATGAGAATGGCAACGGAAAAGATGGCAATGAGTTTAAAGATACAGAAGTAAGACCAGCAGCTAACTATGAGCCATGGGATGATGGTGTGGATATGGTTCTAGGTCAAGAATTTACCACCAAGGAGGCAGCAAAAGTTCATATTCAGAAAGCTTCACATCAAAAATGTTTTGAGTTTGATATAAAGAAGTCGGATACTAAGAGATTTGTGATTAAATGTCGAGGAGCCAAAGAAGGTTGCAAGTGGTTTGTGCGAGTTGCAAAGTTAGAGAATTCAGATCTCTGGACGGTTAGAAGTTATATCAAGCAACATACATGTTCTATTGTTACTACTAGAACACTGCGTGATAGAAGGAAAGGCACAAAACAAATCGTTGCATCTGTTTTGGCTCAAGATTATCCTGGTACATTTGACACACCAGTTCCCAAAGTTCTGATCGATTTGGTTCATCGCAAAGTTGGTGTGAAAGTATCATACACCGCCGCATGGAGAGGAAAAAGAGAAGCTGCAAATGAAGTGCGAGGGAGTCCAGAAGAGAGTTTTACTTTACtacactgttatatgcacatgcTGGAACAAACCAATATTGCCACAAGAACACTTGTAGAAGTGGATGAGCACCAAAGATTTAAATATCTGTTTTTTGCACTTGGAGCTAGCGTAGAAGGGTTCCGTGCAATGAGGAAAGTCCTCATTGTGGATGTAACACACCTCAAGAATGTTTATGGTGGAGTTCTCCTTGTTGCGACAGCTCAAGATCCCGATCATCACCACTACCCAATTGCATTTGGTGTAGCAGATGGTGAGAATGATCAAAGTTGGATATGGTTTATGGAACAGTTGAAATTAGCGATAACTGATGTCCCCAGATTGGTGTTTCTTTCAGATAGAAACAGAAGCTTAATCAAGGCAGTACGTCTAGTGTTCCCTGAGGCCGAACATGGGTATTGTATATGGCATTTATCTCAGAATGTTAAAGGCCACGTCCATAACAACAAAGATACTTGTGCGTTCAAGTTTAGAGAATGCGCACATGCTTATACAGTGGCTGAGTTCCAGTACCTTTATCATGCTTTTCGCAGGAAGTATCCAAGTGCAGCGGCGTATCTTTACAAAAGtgttgaagagaagaaatgggCTAGATGTTACTTTAAAGGAGATAGATATAATGTCGACACCACCAATTCAGTAGAATCTTTTAATGGTGTTATTAGGGGAGCGAGAATGTACACCTTACTGCCAATGTTTGATGTAATCATTGCAAAAATGCCTGAATGGTTTAACAAGTATAGGAAGAAGGCAGCTGAAGTACCATACAACCTGAAGCTTGTGCCTATTGTGGAAGAGGAAATGTCTAAAAGATGTGTTGAAGGAGGGTTTCTCACAGTTAAAGAGTTAAACAGCTTCCATCTTGAGTACAGTGTGCAAGGTGCTGACGGGAAGGTTTATACCGTTGATATGGCTATATACACTTGTAGCTGTGAGCAATTTGATAAAGACAAATACCCATGTGTGCATGCAGTCGCGGCTGCCACATTCATGACACATAAAGCAGGAAAAGAACTTCATCTATCTGAGTATTGTTCTAAGTACTATTTGGTAGAGCAATGGGCTTTGGCTTATCACAGGACAATATATCTTGTTCCTCATATGTCTGATTGGGTTATACCAGAAGAAGTTAGAGCAAAGAAAATACTTCCTCCGGATTTGGAAGTCAAGAAAGGAAAACCACAACAAACAAGGTTTCCATCAGTAGGAGAATCTCGTGGAAGAGGAAAAAGAGGCAAAGGGAGTGGTAGAGGGAGTGGCAGAGGCACGGGCAGAGCCAGAGGAGAAGGTCTTGCAGCATATTTTGAATGTGGAAGTGGTTCGGGTTCAGGTGTTTGA
- the LOC106363389 gene encoding uncharacterized protein LOC106363389 yields MTHQSLSYSGLDEIDTGLQRPQSTPIQFKNGSTKRQGELRTRIPPSNHSIPENQNPSATRTFHQVGFDNSTKQARRHDLRGPVNIDPQREDLGIPNETGAFQNYIERNDAELIRIHAIVHMATSSAPYIYMDIEETRRTPFTNRIASVRLHHVGKLKLPEYAGNTDPKAHVRAFCLEISRAHLTDDEKEAVFIETRVTEADLWNLKQAPFEPLRVYINKFREIKAKISHPNEVVALAALKNGAWCSSKFREELAVRAPISLDDALHRASYFATHEEEVAALKEQYSANKNNAAKKPTAPKEPATKGQHSYAINNSPQKSSTYDLSKYCTFHDRKGHSTEECRAALCSQNENKKTTEETGEEEEEPVTPNSSRKIKASTNKRGRETEQKSPSSPPPALKKRVDMISWDITQPTKSGVRPKGRYTSRSR; encoded by the exons ATGACCCACCAAAGCTTAAGCTACAGTGGATTGGACGAAATTGACACCGGGCTCCAACGCCCACAAAGCACTCCGATCCAATTCAAGAACGGATCAACGAAAAGACAGGGAGAACTGAGAACACGGATCCCGCCGTCGAACCATTCGATCCCCGAAAATCAAAATCCATCCGCCACGAGGACCTTCCATCAAGTGGGATTCGATAACTCAACAAAACAAGCTCGGAGGCATGATCTTCGCGGTCCCGTCAATATCGATCCCCAAAGGGAAGACCTAGGGATCCCGAATGAAACCGGAGCGTTTCAGAATTATATCGAGAGGAACGATGCCGAGCTCATAAGGATACATGCGATCGTGCATATGGCAACAAGCTCTGCCCCATATATCTACATGGACATCGAGGAAACCAGAAGGACTCCATTTACAAACAGAATCGCCAGCGTCAGGCTGCATCACGTCGGGAAGTTAAAATTACCCGAATATGCAGGAAACACAGACCCAAAGGCCCACGTACGAGCCTTCTGTTTGGAAATATCGAGAGCACACCTCACCGACGACGAAAAAGAGGCCG TCTTCATAGAGACAAGAGTTACCGAAGCAGATCTTTGGAATCTCAAGCAAGCACCTTTCGAGCCGTTGAGAGTGTACATAAACAAGTTCCGAGAAATCAAGGCCAAGATTTCGCATCCGAACGAGGTCGTCGCCCTAGCAGCATTGAAGAATGGCGCCTGGTGCTCATCCAAATTCAGAGAAGAACTAGCAGTACGGGCACCTATCTCGTTGGATGACGCCCTACACCGAGCCTCTTACTTCGCCACCCATGAAGAGGAGGTCGCAGCCTTAAAAGAACAGTATAGCGCGAACAAGAATAATGCGGCTAAAAAGCCTACTGCTCCTAAGGAGCCGGCTACCAAAGGACAACATTCCTATGCAATAAACAACTCACCGCAAAAGTCTTCGACATACGACCTCAGCAAATATTGTACCTTCCATGACCGCAAAGGCCATTCGACCGAAGAATGTCGAGCCGCGCTTTGCAGTCAGAACGAAAATAAGAAAACCACTGAAGAAACcggagaggaagaggaagagccaGTAACTCCAAATTCCAGCCGAAAAATCAAAGCCTCGACAAACAAAAGAGGCAGGGAGACCGAGCAGAAATCACCGAGCTCCCCACCCCCAGCTCTGAAGAAAAGAGTCGACATGATTTCGTGGGACATCACGCAACCGACGAAATCAGGAGTCAGACCGAAGGGAAGATACACTTCGAGATCACGGTAG